ATTGACtgcttgaatgattttttttagtgtcatcTGGTCTGTATTTATGTTTACAAACATGAAGATGAGATTTATAATGTTTGGCAATTAGTGTTATGATTTCCCCTTTTGGTACTATGatagtttgattttgttttctaaagttttttttttttttgatgttttagatGTAATAAAATTCTTCTAttcaagttgtattttttttttataaaataatgttgttttagtttaaCTTAAGTAATGCATGTTGAAGCAATGATATTCATCCTGGATTTGCTAGGTCTGTTCATGATCAAAATGAGTCTAGAGAAACCCATTTTGAATCCATATTGAATGAACATCTAAGCAATTTTAAGTTGATAATTTTTGGATGTGAAACATCTTGTATAATCTGGATGATTTGATATTGTTTGTTGGTTCTTTGATTCAAATATGCTTGGTTATGGTAATGTGATTTATTGGAACTAAAAAAGCATGCTTTAGATGCTTAAAATGTTAGTTATGGGTTTGACAGTGGctagttttatatataagcATTTTCTAGGTTCTAGGGCAGTGTTCCTCGTGTTATTGGGAAGAACATTGCCTTAACTCTATGATTTAGACTAATTTTGGTCTAATTTTTTGCACAGAATCAATTCTTCGGGCAACTTTATTAGTCAATAGTGTACggtttatttgcatcaataacctattttgacaaattatagtttttaagtAATAATTGAAGTGCATGGATGTTAAattattgatccttgcatgatttCTAACATGTTTGTGTCCTTGGTTTGTCCATATCTAGTCTGATTTCAAATCTACGTTGTTAGGTTCATGTTgaatgtttttcatgttctttgtttttatggGTTTTGATCCGTTTTAATGAaacattttgagttttttgtgtttttttaagtttgatttcattttggattctggattttttttttttttttttcaagtcaaaataGTAGACTTTGGTTTGGTTTATGGTTGAACCAAAAGTTTCAAGTCAACCTGGTTAGATAAAAATCGGGTCAAAGGTTAAAACTCTGTTTGGCTGACAATGGTTTTACTAAAGGTTTTCTTTGGTATAATAGTGTGTTTAGCAAACGccccttaaatttattttgatagttttggTTTTAGGGAAAAATAGGTGTTTGCCAAACATGaccttaaaaaattgatttatgctTTTTGTATATGACTtaatccttataaaaaatacatttttatttataagagagagatatgtttttttagcattgttttataaattttttgtgtttttttttttttacaataaatttgTAACATTCCTTAAGAATTTGACAAATATTTtagtaactcaatttttttttctctagaaaTTAATGGTCAACATTATGTTATAAATGTGCTGGGCTGCTCATCTTGCTTAAGCATGCTAGGCTTAAGGCCTTGAAGTCAAGGCCTATTCTTttctaaaagaaagaaaaaaactaaataagaaaattccAAAACCACAAACCTACCCACACTATAAATAGGCACCCTTTCTTAGACAGCGAACACATGAACAAATCATACAACAAACCCTACTCAAATTATGATTCAACCACTTACTGTTCACCTGCTTTGTTTGCTCAAAGCATGTTTCTCATATTCCACCATTATTGATGACTCAGTGTCAATTTCAATGagatattaaaacatcaaatatatcatcaataaactttcaatcttATCCATCAACTAATAGTAATCATATATCTCACATCCAACTAGAGAGGGATATCGACAACAATGAAGTTTGATTTTCCCATTCGATTTCCTTGTTGTTTTGTCATAGTGAATAATGGTGTTTATGTTAGGGACTCCTAAAGATTTAGTTAGAGAGAAGAGAAGCATCTTTCTATAATGGAAAATAAATGTATGGTGGTCAAATGAAGGAGAAACAACGGTTGGATTCACCATCATTaaggagagagaagaagaagagagttaGAAGAAGAAGTGAGCTTAATTTATTGGATAGTTTATATAAtgtctaatttgtttttttatttaccaatTTTGAATTGGCAAACTCTAATTTCACCATAAaatgactcttttttttatgttatgggAAACTTGCTTTTTACATGGTAGTTGAGTTTTtcctcttaattaatttttttctaaaaaatcattatttgatctaaaaatatcatttttgattttttttttgtcacagaGCCAAAAACATGTAATGAAatatgctttcttttttataatgctTATAAAGCAAcgtcattgaaaaatatatatatttttagtttttttatagtaaggttgtaaagtaaaaaaataatatatatatatatatatatatatataaagaaatagaCACAAAAGCATTTATGTTAGGACATACCAAGCATATCAACAAGTAAATTatcacaagaaaaaacaagttgaatggcATGAATCTTATAGCTCGGACATGTTACAAGTCTAATTATATCACATTGTTACAAAATCATAATCTTTTCAAGAGAAATCATTTTAATCATGACAttaaagcaaaattaatttattccaataatttaaacataatttaatttaaagcaaataatgcaagttagttaattattgaaataaggtgttaattaatataaaaacaaattatgagttttatttaaataataataattaaaaaatatttattcataaaacaaaaaaattaaatttttagattaaaatatatataataatctacactgaaaataattgataagaTTTACAATATGTTCTATTTTATCTAACGTCTAACAGACACGAAACAAAATCGATAcacattaaatacaaaatatggAGTCCGGCCCATGTCTAATTCAGTCCAGTAATATTAACTACCTCCTTAACCATCTAACTAAAAGAATCTAACATCACACGTGGTGTTGGTGGCGCGTGGGGGTAACAGCTTGATTATAACTCTGTCGGTTTGCACTTATTAGCTACTTCTAGACGTTAGTTACTCTGTCACCTCAACCTCTTTCTCTGCGCTTAATTCCTCTCTCCCTGGTTAACTAGCTATTCATCTCAGGTATGCAGACCTAatccaatatttttattttcatttttttgataATCACTTGATTCTTTCTGATTACACATAAATTTcgagttcattattttttaatgttttctgaTGAATCAATGAATTGTTGTCTTCTTTTTGTATTACAAATAATCCCCCAAGTATCAAGAAATGCATGTTGATCAATTCTTTTCATGGGTTATTTCCACTTATTATATAGCCTGGTAATATGGGCGTTTCTTTAGCTTGGAAATATGTTTTGAAGATTTGAAGAGCTTTGAAGATTATGCATGACTGTAGACTAATCTATTCTAGAAATTCATGTTAACAGTCCAAGGAAGAGCATCTAATGATTTTTTGTTGTACTATGAGGGGGATGTGAGGGAGGGACCGCTGGAGGTTATGGACCTTAGGATTGCAAGATATGGCTAGGCTGAGTGGAAATGATAATGCATATTGTCTTATTCTGACATTTTTCTTATCTTAACTATCCTTTTAAAACATCCTtttctgtgtatataattgcaTTATCTCTATCAGGTGTTGAAGGGAGCAATGATGATTTCTAGAAACAAAAATTGGCCGTGTTAGAATATGCTGctaagattttatatatatacctcCTTAATCAGGTCAACTTATATCTAGCTTGCACATTGTAAAACTTCACCATGTATCCTGGTGGTTACACTGCTGAGGTTACAAGCTTATCTCCTAAAGCAGAAGAGAAGGATGTGTACGAATTTTTTTCTCACTGTGGTGCTATTGAGCATGTTGAAATCATCAGGTAATATGCGTCTGCAAATTATGAATTTACTCCTAAGATCAATTTCCATCCGAGTATATTTACAAATCATCAGTATATTTATGCCATTATATACTTGAAAAACTGATTAGTGAATGCTTCTTTTGTAAAAGGTCAAAAAATGAAATGCATATGTTTTACCCTTTCAATTATGTGGGAATCAGTGCTTTTGATAGATAGattcatattattaatttatgacATGTTTGGAGTCTAACTCCATCCCTAAAATAATTGCAATTCTTTTGCTGGAGGATTCCAATAATTGTCCTTTCCATTGAACCAAGATTGGTATGTTTAAAGACCTCTAATGCAGTCTCTGAAACTGAATTGCttcttgaataaaaattgaaattaaggttTGAATTCCTCATGTGTTTCTCATAAAAGCTTTTCCATTATTCATTATTCATTCCTCtgcatttctttatttattcggTATTGTCAATTTCCATTATTTGGTAATCGTTGCATTTCTTTATTCATCTGATAAACTAGGAATGTATTTTCCCATGCTTTTTCTCACAAAATGAGGTTGAACATTACTATCTACAATCATTTAGGGTATTCTTAGTTGCTCACTTATTTTTCTATATCTAAGTATAAAATATTATGGAAAAGAGGCATTTGATGAGATGTCAACATTATGTTCTGGTAACAATTAGAAATAACAGGAACTTGCACATATCAAGAGATGAGTCAAAGGGTGTTGATAGGCTAGTGTTGAATGATATCCCTCTGTTTCTTGGATTGTTTTTCTCTTGCCTGGCAGCTTTTGGTTCTGGAGCCTCCATTATGTTTGCACAATCAAATCACACACATCTATTCATTGTTATTTTCCATGGTCATAAACTGTATTTGACTCGAGTAATGCTTATTCTGAAAACAGATCCGGCGAATATGCTTGTACCGCATACGTAACATTTAAAGATGCCTACGGTCTTCAAACTGCTATCCTGCTCAGTGCAAGTTTCTGCTCTCACTTCTGCCAAGAAAAATAGTTACTTGATatagttgggaaaaaaaaaagtttgtgaaCCATTTTGTTTAAGCTACCCTCATAGCTATTTTCCTCACCAAGTTACTTTCTTAGACTTCAAGATAGAAAATTCAACTTTCCTCTGCTATTATTGtgataaagaatttttttttttttttttccaatggaTATGACGACAATGTCACTCTACCCATGTCTGAACTCTGAATAAGTTGGAAGTTTTGACCCCAAATAAGTTATCTCAATATCTTAATATTTGGATTTGAACAACCAGCTCAAAGATCGCCTGACATAAGTTGGAAGTTCACAGTTCTGCTTCAAAGTATGACCTTATGTGGAATCATAAATCTGAATGACCATTCAACTAGAAGTTCATCATTACCtcttaagaaaacatttttgGATTGCCTGTATATTTGAATCACTTAAAACTGTTTATAATTCTCTTTTAATTGGTGTTTATGAGATCATCATTAGGATTTCAGCTAATGATTTCACATGCTTACTGATGGCAAATTGCTCgttagttttccttttctgagaaaaattcattttgaaggCTACCTTTTAGCTACAGATTAAACTTGaatgaaaaattcattttgaaggCTACCTTTTAGCTACAGATTAAACTTGAatgaatttcttttgttttgtattgtATCGAACTTCAGCTTTCAGCTGAATGATCCAATAGCCATCATGAAACACCTACTTGGTTCTTTGGTCCTGCTATCTGACATTTTCTTAGTGgttaatagatttatttttctctaattttatgttttagggAGCCACCATTGTAGATCAACGTGTTTGCATAACACACTGGGGAACTTTTGTGGATGAATTTGATGCTTGGGGCAGTTCATCAAAGGATGAAGGGAACACCAGCTCAGCGGTAATATCTTTACTTGTGGTAGCATGCCGAGTGCTCTTTTTACTGTCCCATTTATCTTGTATATAAGTTTACAAATTCTTAATCTCATCGGTTTAAGTTGAGTATGGCAAAATTTATCTAAtctcaaaatttgaaatatttcttCAAAAACTCAATAAGAGGTAAAGGATAGCCGTTTCCTCTTGCAACCTATTGGACAGAAAATCAAAAGTACAGTAGTATGTTTTGGATGTATCAACACTCGATACATCCAGAGTTCAACAAGCATGTTTTGGTCAATGTCCAGTTAAAACATACCTGCAAGATACTAAGCAACCCGACCaggtgattttaaaaaacacttgatGTTTATCATACTAGTGGAGGGGTTGAAGTGCATCTCAATGATGCAACCAAGCCAAATCACATCTTTATATGGGTAATGATACCCTGTGTCTAAGAAGTCATAAATTGGGTGCGTAGTTTTGGAATTGGATGCCACCATGCTGTACAGCTTGTGCTCTTCCTTGGATGCACTgtctattatttttaacactgatTGTGAACATTGCACCCTGCATAATAATTGTTCATAGCAAGTGAAATGACACGGTACCTAATAGCTTTCTATTAGTCTACCTTCCCTTTTGAACCAACTCTTGTACATTCTTGGCAGGGAATTCCCTTCGACCAGTTTGTTTCTACCCCTGGAGAAGCAGTAACTGTTGCTCAGGAAGTTGTTAAAACAATGTTATCCAAGGGATACATTTTGGGAAAAGATGCAATGGTCAAGGCCAAAGCTTTTGACGAATCTCATCAAGTCTTAGCTACCGCAGCTGCCAAGGTGTCGGAGCTAAGCAATAGAATTGGGCTCACTGACAAGATTTATGCAGGAATGGAAACTGTGAAAGGCGTGGATGAGAAGTACCATGTTTCAGAATTCACCAAATCGGCTGCATCAGTTACTGGTACAGCAGCTGTTTCTGCAGCAACTTTTACCGGGAAAACAGCTGTAGCAGCAGCTAATGCTGTAGTCAACAGCACCTACTTTGCTAAGGGAGCTCTTTGGGTTTCAGGTGTCTTGACACAGGCAGCCGAAGCTGCAGCTGATTTGGGCAAGAAAGCTAGCACTTGAGTGAAGTTTTTCTTTCAAACAACAGTAAAGGTCTTTTACTTTTGttattgtataaaaataaatattagtccTTTTAGATGCAGCTACTCTTACACAGATTAGCTTCTAATGCCTTAATGAATAGCGGCTACTATGCTAAGGGAGCACTTTGTGTTTTTGGCCTTTTGACATGCGAAActtataagttgttttttagCTACTGGAGTTCAATGCCAAGGATTGTGCACAGTTTTGGACTTTAGGCTCAAGATACATCTTATGGATCATTGATGTTTATACCTGACATTTTCAGCTgtcggtttttttattttgttatggtGGTTGATATCACAATTCTTCAACTGCATGATTTAGACGGGCTGCTGTTGATACATCTTATTCACTGAAAGTCTTTACATGCATTGCAACTTTCTTAGAGGTTGTTTCTTTGGTAAATGGAAACTAAGCGGTAGGATGCAGATTGATTCTGTTGGATTCTTATGGTTGGCAGCCATGTGACGTTGCATTTTACAGCTTGCAGGTTCTGAATACAGTTCCTTGACAAATAAATTGTCAAATCTCTTGAATAATTGACCTTCGTTGCTATATGCTTGGAGTTGCGTTTGTTTATAGTGATCATAAGCTGGGCAGTCACTATTCCTGATGTGTTGGATAGTTTGTGTGATGATGCAATCTGGTTCCTTTCCGAGGACCACAAAGCTGAACCATCATTTATGCTGGTCGGTCAGCAAAAGTTTTGAGCATTCGACGCCCAGGACTGGTCTTGCAAGGCAAAGTATACCGGAAAATAAGTTCCTCTATACTTGGCTTCTTGACGTTTGTGAATTATAATGCCTACTTTTCTAGTCTTTGGTCACGCGTTTTCTTGTCTGCGAGCCACTTGATGATATCGTTCTTTACCCTACGAAAATGCAGACCCACTGTCTCTCTTTAGTCCCCACAGCCTAATAGCTCCCTTAATCCGCCAAAAATTGTGCCTCAAGAAGCAACCTTTATCTTCTACCATCCATCATTAATGCCTCGTTTTGCGAAACTTGCCCAAAAAAAGCATGAATCATCTTCCAAAATGCCACCTGTAAAATACTTTCTGTAATTAAGCCATACATTTTGCATCACAGTAACCACTTTCCGAACCCAATAATTGAGTGATTATTGATAGAGAAATCTTACGCAAGGGCCCTTGTTTCTCACAACAAGACAAGCAGAACCATGGCCAGTTAATATATGGATCAGTGGGATTATAGAGCCTTGTTCAAAACGTTTAAACACATCGTGCATTTGTTGCCTTTAGCCTCAGCTTGATTGGAATTGTTTTGAGGAACAGTTATGGCACAGGTAGCTGATAAAAAGTAGTTTGTTCTCTACTTGTGTTTCTTTTGCTCACTGATTGCCCTTTGCCTGTGACCGGCCAAACTGAAGTCAACTTGATTAGACAGAGCTGTGTCATGTAGCCAGTGTTGTGATTTTGTGGTTG
This DNA window, taken from Populus alba chromosome 17, ASM523922v2, whole genome shotgun sequence, encodes the following:
- the LOC118029167 gene encoding binding partner of ACD11 1-like is translated as MYPGGYTAEVTSLSPKAEEKDVYEFFSHCGAIEHVEIIRSGEYACTAYVTFKDAYGLQTAILLSATTIVDQRVCITHWGTFVDEFDAWGSSSKDEGNTSSAGIPFDQFVSTPGEAVTVAQEVVKTMLSKGYILGKDAMVKAKAFDESHQVLATAAAKVSELSNRIGLTDKIYAGMETVKGVDEKYHVSEFTKSAASVTGTAAVSAATFTGKTAVAAANAVVNSTYFAKGALWVSGVLTQAAEAAADLGKKAST